A stretch of Mus caroli chromosome 5, CAROLI_EIJ_v1.1, whole genome shotgun sequence DNA encodes these proteins:
- the LOC110293954 gene encoding uncharacterized protein LOC110293954, whose protein sequence is MSTLRTDPEERDCPAHGVVAPKTSAGRASPRPGQGRSLARAPPEREATRCPLSVPATEGSSPAVSQGAAVERGIGESRTPRERPSPPSLRSSSSPSSAAGSQAPAASIALPAAATARHCAPSPARRGHMLRPRSPRPLGPAPAPPGHRRAARRARLVNAGHFAPGLT, encoded by the coding sequence ATGAGCACGCTCCGCACAGATCCAGAAGAGAGGGACTGCCCCGCGCATGGGGTCGTCGCCCCAAAGACCTCCGCCGGCCGTGCGAGCCCACGCCCGGGGCAAGGTAGGAGTCTCGCGCGGGCCCCGCCGGAGAGAGAAGCCACCCGCTGCCCATTGTCTGTTCCCGCGACCGAGGGGAGCTCACCTGCGGTTTCGCAGGGCGCCGCCGTGGAGAGAGGGATTGGCGAGAGCCGCACGCCCCGGGAACGTCCCAGCCCGCCGAGCctccgcagcagcagcagccccagtAGCGCGGCCGGCTCTCAAGCGCCCGCGGCCTCCATTGCTCTCCCCGCCGCCGCCACCGCGCGGCACTGCGCGCCCAGCCCCGCGCGCCGTGGTCACATGCTCCGCCCGCGCTCGCCTCGGCCGCTCGGACCCGCGCCCGCCCCGCCCGGACACCGCCGCGCTGCCCGCCGAGCTCGGTTGGTGAATGCCGGACACTTTGCACCCGGGCTGACTTGA